Part of the Candidatus Marsarchaeota archaeon genome is shown below.
AATAAGGCTTGCGACACAATAAAAGAGCGCATAAAGGACGTTGCTAAAGCAACCAAAAAGCTTTAACCGCAGGCGGGGGTGGCAGAGCATGGCCAAATGCGCAGGACTGAGGTGCTCGCAGAGCTCAGAACTCCTGTGTCTTTAGTGACTGCGTGAGTTCAAATCTCACCCCCCGCATACAATATGGTGAAAACATGAAAATTACGCCGGAAAGGTCCGACATAAAGGATCTCATAAGCATGCTTTCAGACAAGTCGATGTCCAAAGGCGCAGCGCCGATAGCTGGCAGGCTATATCAGCTTCTTGCGGTTCCAAGGCGCAAGCGCGTGAACGTCAACCTGTACAAGATAAACAGGTATTCAAAGGAGGGCGACCACGTTGTGGTTCCTGGAAAGGTGCTTTCAATGGGGAGCATGGACCACAAAGTGAGCATAGCTGCGCTGGAGTTCTCTGAAGGGGCGAAGGCAAAGCTCGACAGCGCAGGATGCAGCATAAAGCCGATAAAGGAGATGCTTGACAAGAAGAACGCCCACATAATAGTGTGATGGTGCCTTAATATGGAGGAAAGATTTGATATAAAAAGCTGCAAGGTATTTGACGCAAAGGACATGGTCCTGGGGCGCATAGCAAGCATAGCGGCCAAGTCGTTGCTGAACGGCGAAAGCATAGCAATAGTCAATGCCGAGCAGGCAGTAATAACTGGCAAGAAGGCCAGCATTGCCGCAAAATACAAGACCAGGCTCAACCTGCAGGAAAAGGAGAATCCAGAGCATTCTCCATACTGGTCCAGAAGGCCAGATTTGCTGTTCAAGCGCATAGTCAGGGGCATGCTTCCGTACAGAAAGCCAAGGGGCAAGGAAGCTTATAGGCGCCTGCATGTTTACATGGGCGTGCCTGATGAGCTCGCAGGCGTAAAGCCGGCAAGCATAAGCATAAAAGACCCAAAGACAGTATACGCAGGCTACATAAGGCTCAAGGACCTTTCGAAAAACCTTGGTTATAAGGTTAACAAATAATAGATGATATTCATGGCAGAAGAATTGTCAACGGAGCAAAAGGCCGAAGCGCAAGCGCAGGCGCCAGAGCAGCAGGAAAAGCAGGCGCAGAAGCCAAGGAAGGCAAGGCCAAGGAAGCCCTCCCAGAAGAAAGCCAACAAGATAGTGCTTGCGAGCAGCAAGCGCAAGCGCAGCATTGCACGGGGCTCCGGAAGGCCTGGCACTGGCGTTATACGCATAAACGGCATGGATGCAAACTTTCTGAAGCCCGAAGAGCTCAGAAGCATAGTATTCACCCCGGTATACTTATCTGAAATAACAAAGAACCTGGCAAGCGGCATAGACATAAGCATAAACGTCAAAGGCGGAGGTTTAAGCTCGCAGGCGCAGGCATCTGCAAGCGTCATAGCAAAGGTCATATCGGACTTCTCACCGTCAGATGTGGTGAAGAAGGAATACATGCGCTATGACAGGCACCTGCTGATAGACGACGTAAGGCGCGTAGAGCCAAAGAAGTACCTTGGTACCAAGGCCCGTGCGAGGTTCCAGACATCTTACAGATGATTGCTTAAAGATGATACAATGATGATACCTGTGCGCTGCTTCACATGCGGCGCTGTGATAGCAGACAAATGGGAAGAATACGACCGCAGGGTCAACAAGGAGCATGAGGACGGCGGAAAGGTCCTTGACGAGCTCGGAGTAAAGCGCTATTGCTGCAGGCGCATGCTGATAAGCAACGTCGAGCTGATAAACGAGTTCATCGACGCAGGCAGGAAATAGGCAAGTTATTTATACATTTATACTTCAATATTCGTGCAGGGGGCCGTCTGCTAGCTTGGTAGGCTTCCAGCTTGGGGTGCTGGCGACCCGAGTCTTACACGGGAATTCAAAAGCATCGTCGCTGAAAATCTCGGCGGCCCCAAAGGTGTTGTAATGAGCGAAGAAATATCCGTAGCTGACCAAAATGTTTATCTAGAGGCAGGAATACACATAGCAACAAAGGTGAAGAGCCCTGGAATGGGCCGCTTCATATACAGGGTAAGGGAAGACGGCCTGTACCTGCTGGACCTAAAGACCATAGACACAAGGATAAGCGTAGCTGCAAAGATGCTCGCAAGGTACAATCCAAACGATGTTATTATAACTGCCTCAAGGATCTATGCAATAGCCGCAGCAGAAAAGTTCGCAGAGATAATAAAGGCGAAATTCATAAAAGGCAGGGTGACTCCTGGCATATTCACAAACCCGCTAAGGGCGGATTTCACAGAGCCAAAGGTAATAATGATAAGCGACTCCAGGAACGAGAAGCAGGCGATAAAGGAGGCAAGCAAGATAGGCATACCTATAATAGCGCTGAGCGACACGGACAACTCGACAAAATTCATAGACCTGATAATACCGTCAAACAACAGGGGCAGGCGCTCTTTGGCATTCATCTACTATCTGCTTGCAAGGGAAGTGCTGAAAAACCGCGGCGAGATAAGCTCCAACGACGAATTCAAGTACAAGGTCGAGGACTTCGAAGCAAAGATAGAGAGCAAGGTGCAGCAATAGCTGATTCTAAACCGGCACAAAGATTACAGCAGCCAGCAGGTACGCTATTATGCCAAGGGACATGGCTCCGAGGCTCAGGTTCCTTGAAACGCTGAAAAATCCATCCGAATGCCTGCCCAGAAGATGCCCCGTGGCAACGTAGGCAAGCATAGCGTCAACCGCTATTATAGGGACTGCGTAAATCAGATTGAACTTGAAAGGCTCGCTGAAGAAGAACATGAAAACGCTTATCAGTATCGCTTCAACATACAGGATGAAAGCGAGCTGCGCCGACCTGCTTATGCCAAGCCTGTATACGACGTTCCTTATCCCGCCAGCACGGACATCGCCGCTGTAATCCCTTATCATGCCATGCAGCTCCCTGGCCAAGCCGCTAAGGAAAACGACAAGGGATATAAGGACAATGGTATAGGAAAGCGAGTATGTCACTGCATAGTTGCCGTATATGAAAGGTATCACCATCGTGAAGGCTATGTATACGTTGCCTACGAGAACTACGTGCTTAAGCCTATAGCTGTAAAGGTATGCAAGCGCCGCGAATATCGCTGCTATCGCAAATGCAACAATGTTGACGAACAGGCTTGCTGCAAGCCCTATTATGAAGGTT
Proteins encoded:
- a CDS encoding 50S ribosomal protein L18e, with product MKITPERSDIKDLISMLSDKSMSKGAAPIAGRLYQLLAVPRRKRVNVNLYKINRYSKEGDHVVVPGKVLSMGSMDHKVSIAALEFSEGAKAKLDSAGCSIKPIKEMLDKKNAHIIV
- a CDS encoding 50S ribosomal protein L13; this translates as MEERFDIKSCKVFDAKDMVLGRIASIAAKSLLNGESIAIVNAEQAVITGKKASIAAKYKTRLNLQEKENPEHSPYWSRRPDLLFKRIVRGMLPYRKPRGKEAYRRLHVYMGVPDELAGVKPASISIKDPKTVYAGYIRLKDLSKNLGYKVNK
- the rpsI gene encoding 30S ribosomal protein S9; translated protein: MAEELSTEQKAEAQAQAPEQQEKQAQKPRKARPRKPSQKKANKIVLASSKRKRSIARGSGRPGTGVIRINGMDANFLKPEELRSIVFTPVYLSEITKNLASGIDISINVKGGGLSSQAQASASVIAKVISDFSPSDVVKKEYMRYDRHLLIDDVRRVEPKKYLGTKARARFQTSYR
- a CDS encoding DNA-directed RNA polymerase subunit N, translating into MMIPVRCFTCGAVIADKWEEYDRRVNKEHEDGGKVLDELGVKRYCCRRMLISNVELINEFIDAGRK
- the rpsB gene encoding 30S ribosomal protein S2; this translates as MSEEISVADQNVYLEAGIHIATKVKSPGMGRFIYRVREDGLYLLDLKTIDTRISVAAKMLARYNPNDVIITASRIYAIAAAEKFAEIIKAKFIKGRVTPGIFTNPLRADFTEPKVIMISDSRNEKQAIKEASKIGIPIIALSDTDNSTKFIDLIIPSNNRGRRSLAFIYYLLAREVLKNRGEISSNDEFKYKVEDFEAKIESKVQQ
- a CDS encoding UbiA family prenyltransferase, which gives rise to MANISKKALGVIRLTRIEHSLMLALAVIAAEIIALGRVPAYGIVALSIIAPILVSMGAFAINDYYDVEIDRANKKLGRPLVSGVLSKRGALQITAVTFIIGLAASLFVNIVAFAIAAIFAALAYLYSYRLKHVVLVGNVYIAFTMVIPFIYGNYAVTYSLSYTIVLISLVVFLSGLARELHGMIRDYSGDVRAGGIRNVVYRLGISRSAQLAFILYVEAILISVFMFFFSEPFKFNLIYAVPIIAVDAMLAYVATGHLLGRHSDGFFSVSRNLSLGAMSLGIIAYLLAAVIFVPV